A window of Watersipora subatra chromosome 10, tzWatSuba1.1, whole genome shotgun sequence genomic DNA:
ACATATTCTCGACTAGGCTCACCACTGTGAATCATCAGACCATCTACAAACTTCATGGCCTTGGCTCTTTGACCTGAAAGAGACAGCTGATGTGAGCTGGCAGGTCAACTAACTAATAACAAGGCTGCATCAACAAAGTAAAACCCTCAGGAGTTTTTGATCATCAGTTGCGATCAGATCAGACAATTAAAACATCATCGAGTTTTCAAAAACACTAATAGACGACAGAAAACGAAGACAGAAGTTTATGAAAGCGATATAGTGAAGCCTAAATGGCCAACACCCAAAACTTGTTTCCACAAACCTCTTAGCTTTCCTGAAACGACAACTTCACAGCCTTTAGCACCGCTCTCCATGATAAACCTGAGCACACCATAACAGGCCCTTCTAACAGCAAGGCCTCCAAGGAGCTTGTAGCGAAGACTTTCACACTGTGCAATGGCACAAAGTCCTCGGTTATTTACTTTCTCAGCGTAAAGCTGCAAGAAAAAAATGTGGCGATTGAAAAGTTAATGAAATGAAGTTCGGCTGTCAGTAAGGAACATACTTTCTTTCCCTCAGTATTTTTTGTCTTCATGACAAATGTAAGACATATGCTTTAGAGCATCACAGGGAACAGtaaattatttcatcaaaaaatttgaattaaggatggttttatttttattctaacTCATACGATTAACCCTTTTATTGCATACATGCATAGAAATGTTTatctttatttgtttttaagttcTATTTGATCCAATTTAGGatatttaaatacaaacaaGAATGACAAGATGATAAAAGGAAGTAATGGTtaaaaacacaggctataatgaATTAATGTAGATAAGCTACACATATGGGCTGGCAATGTGAAATGGTCTcattttagtatttttttaGAAACATTTTCAAGGTGCTGCATTTTAACATATACATCTGTGAACTGGTGAAACAGATCTCCTCCCGCCATTtcattatacagtagacactcctataacgtaaaataTCTGTTCCATGATCGTTTACGTTAGAGGGAAtttgttataagaacagtaaaatatatttaaattgcctaatccgttccaataTCTTTACAAACTCATCCCTTTGGTcatgcaaaaagaaaaaaattgactttCAATTTgcgggctgtaccgtaactgcagaattattggtttgcaacAACAACTTTGCTCCTTTTTATGGTCAATCTCCCTGGTTTTATAGAACATGATTGTGGCAAATTTACAAGTTGATAGGAACTGCACATTttcaacattcatttacaacgatttgctcaTGTTTCTAAACACAAAGTAAagataataacaaatattttgtatgtctacaataaggcaaatcaacaaaatctttttactataaaaagcagttatATTTGTTTGTCGTCTATCCCTATTCAggagtcaaggttaggatatAGATAAATTTCGATgttactccaactcgtgacatccaGACTGGTAGACCGagactgtaacacctgcaccactcGATCGCCtttttatttatgaacaattgcgcaccTATCCTATTCGCCTTTTGTCGACAAatttaacgatctattacgTCGAACTAGAATGCCGCGAATGTTAtagataatagatataacgcggAACGTACTGCATTTTTCTTCAGCAAGTGTGacgaaataaactaacatttaaATTTATGTTGAAAACCTaccactttacgttatatggaaatTTTTACAGAGTGGggagcaaaaacttcacataaattttttacgttatctgaaattttcattataggaggtatacgttataggagcgtctactgtatattttaattgagctaattttcGTCCTCGTCATACAAATCCTATTTCACcttacgaattcaacaaaattttcacttGATATTTAAATTGGGCTGTCGGCGTGCTTATTgcgtcgaaataacaaaaaagCCAATGCATTGTTTGACAAAAACCTTCTCACAACACCTAAAAGAGATACGAAGACCCATTGTTTTCAGTTTGACATTCTTCATGTGAAAATTGATACGTAATATTTTCCATTCAAAACTAGTAGCTAAATTGGAGTTGCCATTTCTTCGAACAGAGGGTCAGAAATCAGACAACTTCCCCTTAATCTGCTAACAAAAAATCTACTTCATTACGAAAATAGTATGACTCGGGCTTTCTTGTCGAATTcagttgaaaaaggttttaatgaagtcagctaaaagttatagcgaAAAGGAGCTGGAAACTGAaacaagttgaagtttagtaaaacacATACTGAAGCTTAGCTTTAAACGTGTGTTTATTAAGCTAAATTCcatcaagttaaattcaaagtttatgttatatgtctgtcttgaaggtaagaactccctatggtaCATACTacacatagtaatgttacattttattgcagaccataactactaaatacactaaaattattataagcaactatagttaccaaggttaacatagtatttgattactaatttttaatatgtccAATACTGAAAATCTTGATGATTCTTACCAgatgtttctattaaataattaCGAGattctatacgacattttcgctaTACGATACCAaccctggaacagattaaaatcgTATGAGGAGGACACGGTACTTCAAACAAGGTAATAAaccaatatatattaaaaaacctGGCATAATTGTTACGCAAAGAACAGCAAAAGAGATAAACTGCAGACAATGATAACTGTCTTGAAATTACTATATGTAATTTAGCATACCACTATTTTTGCGGAAGGAAAATCAATTTCATTCAACTATACTAGTAGGTGAAAAACTACAACGAAATTATTGAGGCTATTACAGTGTATTGAATCGGGAGAGGCGACTCTTTagcataaataaattataagtaCTTTTCGGTACTCGAATACGCTACTGCTAAAATAAATACACGGCTGCTAAAATATTGACATTGCATGCATGGTATATAAATTAGGATAACACAGAAAACAAAATCAACTATTACAAAAAGTTCTGCACCTTAACCATTGAGTAACGTAACGTGAAACTTACCTCGACAGTAGCTTCGGGAAAGTTGAATCGTTTTTGGACTACTGCAGTCAGCTCACGGATTCTGCGGCCTTTTTCTCCTAACACACTTTGTGTGCGTGTAGCCAGAATTATAATTTCTGTTCTAGTTGGTGTCACCCTAACCTCAACACCAGAATATCCATCTTCAGCCAGCTCACGAGTCAGAAATTCGTTCAATTCGGCTTTGAATACTCCATCATTGACGAACTGCAAGTACATAAGGAACAAGCTCATCAACTCAATACCTAATGAAAAGAAATCAGCAAGCACATCAACTCAAAGACACATTTTATATCATACTACTTTCATTCAGAAAAATGAACCGAAGAATTATTTTGGAAAATGTGTGTGGTTCCAACTGCCATATATTATCGCAAAATAATACGATAAGCCAAAAAGCATCGACATTCACAGAACTGTCCAACGGATTTTTAAATGTgattagttttcaaaatgcaataacttcaaccaaatttatttagtaaagcttaaatattttaatataaaaattaccTTTCTCTTCTTCGACACTTGTGTAGCCATGGTGGCTTGCTGTTCAAACCGGAAAAGGATCGGATAGATGCATTTTGGGCGTAGACGCGATTCTATGAGAGTGTATCAATAGAGATTGGGTGGACAAACCCTTTTGTGATACGATTATAGGAGGGCGGAGTGTCTTATAACGACTCCAATTCGGCATCGTTTAAATTTGTTGTGTACAAACTCTTTTGTATATCGAATGCTTGATGTTTCTATCGGGATTTTACTGACTTTGGCAATGTTCTGTTTACACTATTTTTGCGTGTGTTACTAATTATTAATTCCACATTTAGGCATGTCAATTAAAATAAATCgataacaaatttttcattgtgGCCATtaaccagacctgccaacccaagagtggggcaatgcgtgagatttggttttggggcaattgatgtatcaatgatagcatatataaaatttttgaaattagggcaaaaatctcacgcattttcattttttctttggggtgattgcgtgagtctcacgcccaatgcgtgagagttggcaggtatgccaTTAACCCTTTCAACCCCTAATTATTTTCCAGTTGAGCAATATTATGACATAATAAATCTTCCGATCCATAGTTCAAACAATTGGTATAAAGGGTCTatacatcatatttacattctatAAGGACAACATTTATTGCAGTTATGATAATAAACACGTGATGCAAACAACTTGAGTATAAAACTGATATAAGTTAGAAAgtttgaaaatgaataaaaataatacatgtacatgtatatctaaagtataaaataaatgtttgtaaaCTATAATATCTCATAGTACCACAATAAAAGCTGTACTGCCAAATGTTCATATGAATGCACTATATTTTTCCTTAGTGTTCCATGTTTTAAAACAAGGTGCTGGGCATAGTGGTATGTCGCCACACTCTACACCCAACATCCAGTCAAAACTGGTGGACATGTGAAGACATGTGATGACACATGAAGAAATGACATAAAGACATGTGTCACCTATTTTGAGCATCTGACCCAGATGTTTTTTTATGTCGTTTGGCACATTTTTTCTCGTAGAGCGCAATGTCCCATATGCGTAAGTGCCTTTTTCATACAGTTCTTTCATAAGGGCTGGGCAAGAGTACCAGTGGTCCATAGCATGATGGTGACCTAAGTTCAGCATAACCTGCATCTTGTCAAGAACAACAGTGTGCGCAACACCCTGGCTTATGTTGGAATTTTCTCTATCTTTACCAGCGTAGAAAGAATATTTGCAAATGTAGCCTGTGCTGCTCTCAGCCAGCACATATTCTTTCAAACCAAACCTCGCTCTCTTCTTTGGtatgtattgttttaaaatCAACTTTCCTTCATATAACAACAATGTTTCATTGATGGAAATTTTCTGACCAAGTTTGTAAACAGCAGCAAAGCGgcagtttagtttttttattattgcatTAATCTTGTTGCTTCATTCTGTTGATGGAATAGATTAATCTACAAAATGCAGTGCTTGGAGATTTTGTAAAAACTTGTCATGCGACATTACTGGGTGGAATAGTGGGGTGGCTTGTTTTAAATCGGTTGACCAATATGCCTTTAGAGACAGTTTTTGTATGATGCTCATGAGCATCACTAGAGTCTAGGCATACCGCCATTGCCACTAGCAAAAGATTCATCAGATACACTTCCACCCTCACCTACAAGTAGCAGCATAACGATAATAAAAGAGAATATTTAAAAACGGCATAATTTTATTACTTCCAAACTTCTTGCACAATAACATCcagaaatgaataaaaatacacTATATCGTTTTTATCTactaaaattgtgaaaagatttattaataaaaaaattttttttgaaataattaaaagttataataatttaattattttgacGTAGTGCAATTGAAACTTACCTTTTGCTGCTAATAAATGTTCATGCTGTTGTTGTAGATCACTGTCGCTGCTCAATTCTTCACCTGAACTAATTATTACGTTGGATTGACTCAAAAATTTAGCAATCGTCTTTGGGCAAACGTACTCAAAATGGCAATCTCTAGAGTTGAAAAGgttgaaatctatcacaggATTTGCctagtaaaatgtttttatctaaCCACATTTCTAGCATCAAAACAATCATCAGACTGTTATCTTTTGaaataaagctataaaaaacgataaaaataaaaggagtatcaataaagttactctGAGAGTGTCCTGAAATAGTTGAGCTTAGGCCCAAGTGAACTCAACTTCTCCCGAAATGGTCGGGATCAGGggtgaaagagttaaaaaaattttactagTTAGTGCTCATTAAGAACAGCTGTGTTCGCTGGCCGATCAACATAGTTATGTCTTACACTGATGACACGTTCTATTTACACATGTATTTTTATCATAAGGTCCTGTATATAATATAGCAGTTGTGAAGAGATTATATACGGTTTATGAACGGTTGGTGACAGACGTTTAGGCGACTCTTTCAGTTCAAAAGGCGACAATTTTAGATGACAGGGTGACACAGCAAAGGCGACAACTCTGGGCAGCATTATTTCATGCAGTTGTGTcgttgtgaattagtagtgaacaCTTCCCTTCACCACTCTTTAATAAAGCTGTCATTATAGTTGAAGCCGatggctgtctatgtaatatcttccATTCTTTTATGAAGTCTGTCCTTTGTTAAAATAGTCATGCATGAAAAAGATTCGTAGtgcgtgttaaaatgcaaaatatagttcATGATGTGGCACATGGCAGCCTTAACCTACAGctgagtatatatcacaaaggtATTTGAGGTGTTGAATCCTCCTCATTGCCTCAAACTACAAGTTGTGTGTGCCATCGGGATCTGCTACTAGGGTGATTTAGTTAAATATCTCAAGTGACTTTAAGGGTAACATGGCATCAGGTTGATTTCTTTGATTTGGAATAGGTCATTCTTTCTTAAGCTTTTTGTCATGCTGTCTAGTCTTCTTGCGACAAGCtgcaaacgtttgtaaaatatggatatatcttagacaccaatgtcagaaaaagccttcatttgtcatactcaaataaaatccTAACAAACATAGATCAGTGTGAATCGAAATTTAGCCAATTGAGTCTGTGTTATAATGACTTtggattattatcataattgtaaagaaacaaaaataagGAAATCATCCTTGCCATAAGTAAATGATAAATCACATAATAGGGAATTGTTTGTTCCATCACACGCAAAGAGCAAACTTCTCTCGCAGGCTACTGTGAATTTCGATGATCGAAACCATAACATTATTTCATCTTGAGGTGAGATAACTCTAAAATTTCAACAATCAGTGACAAGGTTGTCGACATTTCAACCGAGAATGTGGCTTCtcgagccgttttgaaaaaaatgccgatacaaaaacaaatttttgtattttaattgaataagctagatgcatttttaaaaactagtctaacattttattaaatgtctAGGCTAGTGTAATCAGAGAAATCTAACCAATGGCATTTAAAGATACATGCcactatttataaaaaaaatctgttaaaagaaaacaataacGCTGTCAAGGCTACGCTTTGAAAATATATGTACGCATACGACGGCAGCatctcatagtttgtcagttcatacagtactgtctgtagcctTCAGCCAAACAGCAAACTAATTTGTCACCTTTGAGTCTGGAATTGTCGTCGGTTGGTCCGCCGTGTCACCCTTCCGTCTGAGAcaaaagtgtcgcctaagtgtctgtcgccctatcAGCCATTACCCAAACGTCCAGTTACACACATCTAAATAAATTTCAATGACATTCACTAGGGTTGATAGCAGGAATCTAAAAGTAAAAGTATGTTTTGCGCTCaagttatttaaatttttattaaatttaaagaGAAAGAAAAAGGATCCTCATATTTTAGAACatgaatttaaaagtttaataaaGCAGATGGCAAAATTTCAAGGCaaatattaaaatctttttGTGTCTAAAAACAAGTCATGTTATAACAGTGGGATAAAAAAAGTTCACAATAATTACGGCGCGGAGTTCCCAACCTTGTCATCACGGAACAGAGCTTTTGAGACAGAAATGGTGGCCCTGAAGAGGGCCAAGATGGAAGAGGGAATGAAGTGATTATCAGTTTGTGCCCATAATTATAGGCTGGTAGTGTGTGTAATAGAGTTGGTGATATGTTCTCAGGATAAGTCAATAACTCGGCCGCTCCAAGTTCCTGACTCTGTGTACCTATATTAcgtcattttatttatttcggTTTATTTGAATAGTTAATTACATTGCGCTTGTTTAACATGTTTCCTGTgtggtgtatatatatgtttcataatagcaaatttttatgttaaccatttattaccatattgctTTAAGACAtgcatgttactatataaatactcagAAAATTGTTAATACTCGTATTACGTAATTAGTAAGTGACAAATATTAGTGTTTTTCtatgttcaaaatattttattgtagtaacagttgacctaattattgtgcagccaatcaattgtgGATTCTTACCTTAGTGTGTAATATAACCCTATGGTTTCGTTACTGCTGTGTGTGTTACTGCTGTGAGTTATGGTACCAATAAAGATTGCCCAAGAGAAAGTAGAGTATCAAATTTTTGACACTGTTTGTGGCTTA
This region includes:
- the LOC137405649 gene encoding small ribosomal subunit protein uS3-like, which gives rise to MATQVSKKRKFVNDGVFKAELNEFLTRELAEDGYSGVEVRVTPTRTEIIILATRTQSVLGEKGRRIRELTAVVQKRFNFPEATVELYAEKVNNRGLCAIAQCESLRYKLLGGLAVRRACYGVLRFIMESGAKGCEVVVSGKLRGQRAKAMKFVDGLMIHSGEPSREYVDTAVRHVLLRQGVLGIKVKIMLPWDPTGKIGPKNPLPDNVNIVEPKEEAAPTTPYSEAKQAPPAAAPQQAMGGGMP